In Streptomyces sp. SID8374, one genomic interval encodes:
- a CDS encoding DUF6344 domain-containing protein, with protein sequence MSTFQPKSIWTAFITAFFALLASLGLATATASAANATNAAQPSATTQEHTGATAATPLAPSVRWTLPRDRALPPTMKQRIRAEAHGSSPATRHLSADTTAAARTTGSSHHTAPEGDSPVPPP encoded by the coding sequence ATGAGCACCTTCCAGCCCAAGAGCATCTGGACCGCCTTCATCACCGCCTTCTTCGCCCTGCTGGCGTCGCTGGGCCTCGCCACCGCCACGGCGAGCGCCGCGAACGCCACGAACGCCGCGCAGCCGAGCGCCACGACCCAGGAGCACACGGGTGCCACCGCGGCAACTCCACTCGCCCCCTCGGTCCGATGGACCCTTCCGCGTGACCGGGCCCTGCCGCCCACGATGAAGCAGCGCATCCGGGCGGAGGCCCACGGCTCCTCCCCGGCCACCCGCCACCTGTCGGCCGACACGACGGCCGCCGCCCGCACCACCGGCTCCTCCCACCACACAGCCCCGGAAGGCGACTCCCCGGTGCCACCCCCCTGA